The DNA region AGGCTTGACCCACATCTGTAAGAAAACTCCTGAACCTGTGGGACCCTGGGCTAGGAGACTGGGCCTCTTTCATCTCCAGAACTCTAGGCTTTGTGTGACCCGGAGGGGACCTGGCAGAACAGGGTTCAGATATACCTGATCCATCACTCCGAGTCACAGGGAGATGGTACTCCCTTGCAGGTGGCTCAGTCTGAGGACTCTGACTTCTGGGGATTCTCAGTTTTGGATTTGGACAGTCAGTTGGGGCTAGCAAGACCAGACTTACCTTGCTGCCTCTGAGGTTTCTTCCCACTTGGAGAGGTTCCAAAGTGGCTAACCACTCTTTTTGGTCTTTGATGGACTAACTGACATCAGACTGTAGAATCCAGACCAGCAAGCTCCCCTCTTCTCTGTACTGaggcgcgcgcgcgtgtgtgtgtacatcaccCAGCTTGTCAAGGACCTGTGGCCAGATCTCCCCCATTTCTCCTGAAACtgctgctgggatgacagacataGCAACCTCAGCTCCTGTCATATCACCATTTTtattgtcgggggggggggggtggtcagcTCCGGAAAGTCCTCTAATGCTCCGTGGAAAGCCATGGTGGAGCTGATTGCCCAGCCGCTCAGAAGGGAGCCCTGTGAACGAGGACAAGTAAAAAGACCTAGTCCAGAAATCCAGCAAAACTTGAAGGAGGTAGGGTAGAAGCATCATCTCAAACCAGCCCTCAAGGGGCCCTTTCATCCTTAAACAAGGGGCAAAGACAGGGGCCTCAGACTGAGGCTTCTCTGAGCTTTTCCTGTGATCTGGAATAGGACATTGAGAAATGTGCTTGGTACACATGTGGTCACAAGACAGTGATGTGACCGACTTTCGAGAGAACATCTAAGTCACTCTTATCTTGGTGTCTTTAGCCTAGAAAGGGGTTGGCGAGAGGTCAGGGTAAGTCAGCCTTGTATGAGGAGTCCCAGACAAACACTCATTAAATGACTAACGTCTCCATGTGCAGAGTTCAACAGAATCTGACCCAAAGGTTAACGTAGCGAAGGAGCCAAGCACAAGCGGTGGAGGTTCCTGGCCTTTTCacccttgtttatttatttgagacaaggtattgCTATGGAACCGAAATTGTGCTCAGATGCTCAGCAatcatcctgtctcagccttctcagTGCTAAAAGGACAGGCACACAGCGCCCAGCTCCATCTCACCTTGCCTAGGTCTCCAATAGACTGTGgctgtcccatgaaagtcttcatttaccaggaaagtgggacagaggggaggacatcctattgggactctaggtgagagaagcatgggagaatgaggaaatagaatgatccagagggtcctagaaacctacaagaagaacattatgacgcgcggatctgggcccaggggtcctgctcaaattatggcaccagccaagcacaatatgtgcagtaaacttagaacccctacccagatctagccaatggacaggacattctccacagttgagtggagagtggggtctgactttcacacgaactctggtgcctcatatttgaccacgtcccctggatggggaggcctggtggcactcagaggaaggatagcaggctaccaagaagagacttgataccctaggatcatatacagggggaggaggcccccctcagtcacagtcatagggaagtggagtaagggggaaaggggagggagggaggaatgggaggatacaagggatggaataacaattgagatgtaatatgaataaattaataaaatatattttaaaaataccctacgtgactttttttttttatccttttaagcCAAGAGATGTCAGTTGGACTAGCACGAGACCTGGTCAGCTCATCACTTCCGAAGCTACTGCCTTTCTAAGTCAatgaagagcagatggtgctagAATTAGACAGCTCTGCGCTTAGGAGTGTGTACTGTTTATGCAGAGGAACCTGAGCTCGGTTCACAACCCATACTCAGCTATGGGTCCTGGGATGCTGGAGTGAACTGGTACCCAGAGCTCCACAGCTCCCAGTGGGCCGCTTGATTGCTCCACCAACCCACTGTTCTTATCTGTGCAATGGACACAGCCAGCCATCAGCTTGGTTGTCAATGCAAGCGATTGACCCGAGCTCTGCAGGTTCTTCTTGGTTCCAGTTTAGATCgaatctctgcctcccagttccaATGTTGTAGTTTCAGCTCAGGAGGTTCCAGTTTCCTCCCTGGCCCCAGTGCTGGTCCCAGTAACCAGACACCCCTTCCCAAGTGTTCTCCATACTTGGCTCGGGAGATCAGAAAGGAGGTCTATTGTTTCTGTCAAATACATGTAGCCTCCTGGGGCTATTGGATTTGTGTGGTTGCTCTGGCCATAGGGCTCAGGGCCCTGATGCCAGAAATAAATAGAATGTCCAGATTCTTGAGACAACTCTATCTTATTTTTCCCCCTGAGGTGCAGGACCAGACACTGCCCTTTGGAAGGACGATGCGTTTTCCAGGGACCATAGgcgatggtggtgatagtgaggagacggggtgggggtggtgggggggagctGGGGAAGAGTCAGACTTTTAGCTTGTAAGAAGTCCTGCCAGATCGGCCAGCATCTGTGTTCGCCCTTTGCACAGGCTCTTGTTGGTCTTTGAGGCAAAgctcctcctcagtctccagcaATGGCACATTTCTCAGCGGTCAGCTCATCTGTCCTCAGGGAGTTATGCAAGGTGAGAAGCCGTGGTGCTAGGCTCGGCCTGAGGATGGGGATGGAGCTTGTGGACAGACAGGAGTGAGGACAGCTCGAGTTCTGGCCTTGGACCTGGGGTCCATTTGCTGTGCACTGGGGGCCACTGCAGATAGAGTTCAGGGTAGATGCTGGAAACTTCCAGGCACtttaagaaggttttttttttgaacaagGGAAGagatcctgatctctacctttgTGGAGGCAGAAGCCGGACAAGATGACCCGGTGAGGAAGGCTGCCCGGTTCCATTTCCCTACCCCATCTCCCATCTAGGGAACTCTGTTTCTGTTGAGTTAGATGTGGGGGGCCAGAGCCCTCACATTGCCACAGTAACTAGTAACAAAAAGTAGTTTGAAGCTGGGCAAAGCAGTGCACGCTTGTAATCACAGCagccggggaggcagaggcaggtggatctctgtgagttcgaggccagcctggtctgtagagtccaggacagccaaggctacacagagaaaccctgttttgaaaaacaccaaaccaaaccaagccaaaccagtcaaccaaccaaccaaacgaaggtactttgaggtttttttttttttttttttttttgagacaagatctcactatgtagctctgactggcctgaaacttgctatgtagctatatagaccaggctgggcttgaatcGCCAAGATCTGAttacctcagcctttcaagtgctggcatGAAAGATATGTTTCAGCATACAAGCCAAGGCAACACTTTGGATTCTTAGGGAAGGAATCTTCCAAACCCACTTTGGAGGTAAGGAAAGTAAGTGTCCAACAAGGTAAAGGACAGAACATATTAAGGTCAGGTGGTGAGGTGGAGGGAGTTTTGAGCCAAGGCCCAATTAAGCAAGCGTTCTTTCCAAGGGCATCCTCCAACCCCATGCCTCTCCCAAGACACTCCTAGCTTTCTCCCTGTGGACAAAGAAGCCGTGTGTCCCAGAGGCTGTGGCTGTGCCATGAAATGTGAAGGGCTGTTGGATAAGAAAGTGGAGCTAGGCTGCTGGGCTCGTTGGCAAACATTTGTTTCTTATTGTCTGTCTCTCCCGCTAGATTGTCATCTCCCTTGAGGGGGGCTGTGTCAGTTTTGTTTATGCTCTACCCCCAATATAGCCTAGCCTCAGAGTCTCTAATTCCTTGGATGGACAGTGAATGGTGACCACGCTGCTTCTCCAGTTATAACTGTGGGCAAGTCACTACCTCTTGGGCTTAGCACTTACGTTTTAGCAACATTTAGTCCATGAGCCTTGTTTGTGGTAGCTCAGACTCCTCAAGCACTTCATGAGATGgttactatttttatttccacCAATGAGGAAAATCAGGTCACAAGAGCAGAGATGACATCCTTAAAGTAGCTGGCAGCAGGGGGTCAACACAGGTGGCGATAAGTCATTGACCTAGAAGCAAATTAATCATTGCCCcactccagcccctccttcaGCTGCCCTGTGACCACCTCTGTCCCCCGTCCTGGACTGCTCATAACTCCTTGCCAATAAAACAGGGTTAATCacagctctttcttcctcctgcctccatgcctcaCTCCCCTCACGTACGGGCTGGCGACGGACCTCCAGGAGGAGATGGTAGCCCAGGCAGAGCTGGGTGCTGGGCTCAGGATGAGGTCAAGGCTGTGCTCGTCTCCTTCCCATAATCCTCTGGGTGCTGGGCTTTCTTTCTGTGAAACAGGGACGCTTAGGGGTgggagagcacagagaagctgtgggAACAGATTTCCATGTGTGGTAAGTGGTGGTCTCCACTTGCACCAGCTGAAAgtggcagggaaaaaaaaaaaaaaaaaaaaagaatggcaggaAATGCCAGGCAGAATCAATTATGATCTTTTTCAAGCATCAAAGAGCAACAAagtggcacacaccattagtcCTTgctcctgggagggagaggcaggcagatctctgtgaatgtaaggccagcctggtctacatagtaagttccaggctggccagggatgtgtacagagactctgtctcaacaaaacaaaacaggctccACTGTGGTTGGAGAAACAGACGGgccagaggtcaagagcacttgctgttcttcaggAGACCAGACCTTGGCTCCCtttacccacatggtggctcacaatcaccgcTTACTCTGGTTCTGGGGGATCAatcaccttcttctgacctccttgggatGTCATGTGTTCTGAAGAcgtgcaggcactcacacactcacacacacgcataataaaaataaatacattaaaaaaaaaaaaaagaaaaaaatgaacgaAGGAAACTCCACTGGAGTCTtaagtgagggctggagagatggctcagccattgagAGTgcacactgcttttgcagaggaccacggtttggctcccagcacccatgattGGCAGCTTCCaacctcctgtaaccccagctccacgGGGACTCAACGCCtatggcctttgtgggcacctgcactattactcacacatgtgcacataaggaaaaagaaagcgaaagctttaaaaagaaaataaaatctttgaaacagcaacaagacaaaacaagcaaaaccaaaaaacaaaacaaaacaaatcaaaaaacaaaaacaacccccccccaaaaacccttGTTTAAAAAACCTTAAGTGATGGCAAAACCTGTAAGGCTGAGCAGGGCACCGTGGGGGCTCTGGCCAAGCTCACGCTGGAATTTGGGTTTGATGATTTtgggagtgaggaaggaagacacaggCTGAAACCCCGGGCCTCACAGAGGAGGGGACACAAGTAGAGCTGGAACCCCAAGGGGAATTTGCTTAAGCTGAAAAGTAAATGAATGCTCTGCTCCCAGGACTGCCTTTAGCTGTTGCCCCAGTGCTGAACAGAGCAGTGGAACAGGAAACCAGCTTCCTCGGGAGCTCGAGGACACCGCCAGTTCTCCGATGAATCTACAACCAAGTTCATCCATATCACTTGGAGTAGAGAGACAAAAAAGTTCAAGCCTCCTCACAGCTGGAGGCTCCCTACCTAGGAAGAACACCTTGCCTTttaggtctcaaaaaaaaatgcctcatGACAATTTCGTCCAGTGAAATAAGCAATTCACAGCCAAAGGCCACCAAATACTCAGTAATCTGGAGGCTGGGCAGAGGGGTGACAGTCCCATGGCCTCAGACTTCTCACctggaaatgggggtggggtggggtgaggtggggggtggggtggggggtgggcttaGCCAGATGCTCCCACAGTCTCCGCTGCACAGAGACTTTCTGGAGGTCTAACCTAAGGGAGTCTAAGGCATGCTCCCATTTTGTACTCTTGGTCTCCTCACAATTAAGAGTGCGGGAGAgggctgcgtgtgtgtgtgtgtgtgtgtgtgtgtgtgtgtgtgtgtgtgtgtatgtatgtgtgtctggaaGCTACAAGCAGGAAGCTGTTACTAGCTCCCAGCTTTGGGGAAGGGCTGAGGAAGAATGAGGAGGGGAGTGGTGTCTGAGACTCGGCCAGGTCTTTGATGTGTGCGTTGCTAGGTGGGTTGTGGGCCTGTAACAGCCGCTCctgagggaagaaggcaggagacCCTGGGGGCAGCCTCAGCGTTGACCTACTTGGGCCCTTATAATTGCTCCCTTCATCTCCTGAGAGGCTACAAATAGGGACACCCAGGTGTTAGGACCCTACAGCAGGAACACCAGCAACAGTGGTGAGTGTGGCTGCTGGGTGTCGGGCAGCTCAGGGACTCCCTCAGCAGCTAGCCCGATCCTGGATACGGGAGCAGAAAGGTGTTAGCAGGCGACGGGACTGGGGAAATCAGATACGGTGGATTCAGGGGTTCCCTTGTGCACTGCGGAGCTTAAGGTAACTTAGCCTGGGGGACGTGCCCAGCCAAGTTCTTGCACTGACGCGGGGACAACGGGCTCTCTGAGGTTCTACGCAGCCAGCCCTTAGTGAGCTCCATGCTTCTGCGCTTTGTCTTTGCTACATTCCAGGGGATGAGTTGGGACAGGTCAGGGCTGCAGGAGAAGAGAGAATTCCTGTGAGTCTTCAGGCCCTGAGCTTTTGCAGCAACCGGAGCAGGCGTCAGGCAGGCTGGGAGGAACTCAGGAGGGCTCTGAGGTGCCAAGCTCCTGGGATCACGGCACTTTCCTCTACTGGGACCGTGGGTCCTTGCTCCAGCCCTGGGCCGGTCACGGAGAGTTAGACCTCTGCGGGGCTTGCcacttcagccccccccccccccccccgcccatgtcCTTGCCAGCTACAGTCTTGCTGGCCATTTGCTCCCGGTCTTGGCCCTGGCTGCCATAAGTTGCAGGACTCCCCATGGGAGTCACTGGACTCATGGGAACGGCTCCCACTGCCTTCCTGGCCGCCCAGGGTCTGCCCAGGCTGCATGGACGATGGAAGGGGGGGACAATAGAAATAGGGTGAGGGAAGAGATTCTAGGGAGTGCCTCCCTTCCATCCTAGTGGGGGATTCTCCTCAAAGCCTTCTGTCTTAAGACCTGCCAGCactgccccccatcccccccatcccccgggGAGGAGGGCTATAGGGTAGGACACTCACAAATGAGTAGGTCTACGGACTGGCGGACTCTGCAGAGACCACTATGTTTCTGACTAGGCCTGTGCAGCTGGATTAACCCACTTCACAGATAAGACAGCTGAGACCCGCAGagaaacagccagggctgcagggtGAGCAAGAGACGAGGGTTCCCAAGCGTAgcttctctgagttcagggcaggAGGCATGGTGAGGTGGTAGGGGGGTCCCTCAGGCCTCACCATCACTGCTGGCACTAGCCTCACCAGGATCTGGACAAAGAAGCCCTGGGCAGGGATCCCTGTGCCAGCTCTTACAGGAGGAGGCTCCAGGTCCCCAAGGGGCAGAGGACTCTAGGACCAGGGGTTGTGTGGCATGGAATGGTGCCCAATGGGAGACGGAGAGTTCCCAGGTGTTGGGGGTGAGAAAGGATAGGAGGATGTCAGAGTCCTTAGGGAGCTccgagtgcgtgtgtgtgtgtgtgtgtgtgtgtgtgtgtaggtggcgatattttgtttgtttctgaggaaTTTATGGTGATGTTGGGGAAATGAAGCTTCTGCCCAGAAAAATCACAACAGGCAcagtgaaggtgtgtgtgtgtatgtgtgtgcatgtgtgtgtgtacgtgtgtgtgcatgtgtgtgtatgtgtgtgcgtgtgtgtgtacgtgtgtgtatgtgtgtgtgcatgtgtgtgtgtacatgtgcgtatgtgtgtgtgcgtgtgtgtgtgtgcgtgtgtgtgtgtacgtgtgtgtgcgtgtgtgtgtgtgtactcaaggAGGACTGCTCAGGGGAAGGGGTGCTTCAGTATGGTGGAGACCGACAGGTCTGGAATTAGGACCTGGGAcacactgaggaagaagaaagtgataGCCTGGCTCTCCTTGTGAGTCACACCCTTGTTTTGTGACAGTGAGGATGACCCGGCCCCTGGAGCAGGCGGTAGCTGCCATCGTGTGCACCTTCCAGGAGTATGCGAGCCGCTGTGGGGACAAGTACAAGATCTGCCAGTCGGAACTCAAGGAGCTGTTGCAGAAGGAGCTGCCCACTTGGACTCCCGTGAGcaccctcatgcccctccccGCTGGTGGGAGCACCCACATGCCTCTCCCCGCTGGTGGGAGCACCCTCAtgcctctccccctctcctgccccGCTAGTGGGAGCACCTGCATGCCTCTCCCCGCTGGTGGGGGCACCCTCATGTCTCTCCCCACTGGTGGGAGCACCCTcatgcctctccccctcccccgccccgctaGTGGGAGCATCTGCATGCCTCTCCCCGCTGGTGGGGGCACCCTCATGTCTCTCCCCACTGGTGGGAGCATCCTcatgcctctccccctcccctgccccgctAGTGGGAGCACCTGCATGCTTCTCCCCGCTGGTGGGGGCACCCTCATGCCTCTCCCCACTGGCGGGAGCACCCACATGCCTCTCCCCGCTGGTGGGAGCACCCTCatgcctctccccttcccctgccccgcTAGTGGGAGCACCTGCATGCCTCTCCCCGCTGGTGGGAGGTACCACTTGGACTCTGCAGAGAGTAGCCTAGGGCCGAGTGCCAGCCTAGGGCAGCAAGAGGGAGAAGCTGGATTGTGGAGAAGGGGACTTAAGGAAGTGAGGTGATGCAGCCGCATGAGCTTTAGTCAAACAGAATGTAAATAGGGTGACAGCCTGTGGATAAACCTAACTCATAGCAGGCTCTCCATAGCAAGGAGTAGGTGCTCAGCAAATGAGCTGAGAAGCAGGGCGGGGAAGGGGGATTGCAACGGGCAGGACGAGGTTAGCAGCATGTGGGTGTGTGGCTTGGAATGGGGGGCGCCCACACATCAGAGGGAAGTGGTGTGGGAAGGTGCTTAGCTTCCTCATCCTGGTTTCCTGCTCCTCCCTTCTCATCCcttccacagagtgagttccgagAGTGTGACTACAATAAGTTCATGAGTGTTCTGGACACCAACAAGGACTGTGAGGTGGACTTCGGGGAGTACGTGCGCTCACTTGCCAGCCTCTGTCTTTACTGCCATGAGTACTTCAAAGAGTGCCCCCCAGAGCCCTCTTGTCCCTAATAGCCTCTACGCTATCCCGGAAGCCCAGGGTCTGCACCATCTTTGTCCTTGAGGTGGTCCTGGATGTGAGGCCACACCCTCCCTATCCTCTCTGTGGTACCCCTTCCAATCTGCACTAGCCAGGTCCCTGATGGGCTAACCCCAGCTACCCATGAGCTTTAGAGGCTTTCCTAAGGATGTCCAGCTAGCAAGCAGTGGGGCAGTAACCAGCCTTTGCTTGGAAGCGAAGAACATCTCTGCTCTCACCTTAGACACTCAGCCATGTGTACACCATTGGGACAGCTGTGGCATGGGCCTACTCAATTCTCAATAAAGAAATGTCAGCTTGTCTTTGTTTGATTCTTCTGATGGGGACGCACTCGGCCTTCCGACAGAATCCATGTGATCCTTGCTCCTCTATGATCCCCactggaggaaggaggctggacaaggggttggggggtggggggggtggggggtgtgggggtgtggggtatGGGCCCAAAGCAATGTAGAAATGCACAGGTCTCATGtccagtggggggtggggccaACACAAGGTCCCACCAGTCAAAGGCTGGAgggtctctgtgtctatctctctgcCCCCTGTCTTGAGGTGGAAGCCCTTGTCTTGGGCTTTCCGCAAGGACCAGAGGTTCCTTGGGAAGAAGTCAGTACTTTTGACCAGATGctccaagctgggtgtggctgtgagTTCCCAGAGAACAGCAGTTATAAGATCAGGGCCTCTGAAGTATTCACTCCCAGGCAGGGAGGGAGTGGGGCTTTTGTATTGAAGGGGAAAGGGGACACTTTGAGTCAGTTCCCACCTCTGAAAACCATAACCCACTGAGGGACCAAACCCCCATTTCTGACTCTCACTCAATCCCTTAGAGATCaacccatttttttctatttcctctctaACTCTCCTCTGAGTGTCCAACCCTGAATGCTCTGTCGCCGGATGCCTTCACTGGACCTTCCATGCAGGACTTGCTACCACCCTAATTCACCATGACACCCCCTAGATGTATTTCCCACTTGAGACCTGGGGTGGTCCCAAGGCCCCTCCTGACTTGCCAGCCTCCACCCTGGGTCTTACTGGATGTGACAAAAAAGCTGTTTAGGCTGGAGGAAGAAGGGCTACCACTGTCCCACTGGATAATGTCACATGCTTAATTCCCGGGCCACACATTCCTGGGGCAGTTTTCCATCTCTTGTCTGTCATGtcacccctccatctccctcctgtggcccacaccccagccccaggtTGCCCCTTCTCAAGGCTTCCTAAAAACTCTTGACGGAGCTGTGCCTACTGGGTGGCGTGCACCCCACCCACGCCCACTGGAGCTCACTGCTCCATTTGAGGGACAGAAAGCCCAGTTCCCAGGCAGGGCTGGTGGAGGGGGCTGTGACATTTACCACATCAACCAACAGCAGCGGCGTAGTATCCTGCTCCCCCATGCCTGGCATGGGCAGGGCCAGGCAGGGTATAAATAGATCAGACTGTTGGGCTTTCCCCAAACCTCTCTGCTCAGCGCTTCCTCTCTCTTGGTCTGGTGAGTTGTGCTGGCCCTGAGCACTGTTAGCGGTGTTAGGGGCTGAGgctaggaaggagagaggaaggctgctgggGGGACAGGCGGCTTTAATAGATCTAGATGAGAGATTCTGATGCggaggcttgtgtgtgtgtgtgtgtgtgtgtgtgtgtgtgtgtgtgtgtgtgtatgtgttacacaAGAGTGAAAAAAAGTGTATAAATGGCTGCATTCGAGCTGGCTCTCGAGGCTCCTGAGATGCCAAGGCTTGTACATGTTGTTCATACagtgtatgtacgtacgtatgttgGTACTTGGGAGCCATCTTCATGGATGGGTACCCTGACTTGTGTTTTCTGGGTCATACAACCCAGTGTGTATACACTCAGgtacaggaagcaaagagaaggcATCTGTAGGttattgaaaccctgtctcgaaaaaaaaattacggttatttatttgtgtgcatgtgcgtgcatggggggtgttggggtggggcaCATGCCAACGTGCACTTGTGGGGGTCAAGCTGCTCCTTCTATTATGTGGGCTTTTTGGGGGGGCAAACTCAGGCTGctgagcttggtggcaagcacctctaGCCACGGAGCCTTCTCTCCAGCGTCTACCTGAAGGCTTTTGTGTTCATAGTCCTGTGAACATACAGTGTCCTGTCCCGGGCCAAGAGagcctgccacccccaccctccccttgGGCCCCTACCTTGCTACCTCATCTAACTACTCACTAAGCTGGTCACTAGGCAGCTGGTTTTTTTCCGCTTGTGGGCCCCTGGGCAGGCAGCCAGGAGCCACGCCCAACACTGCGAGGGAGAAGAATGGGTCAGAGCCTTGTGCTTGTGGTTGGCTTGTGGGAGTGACTAAGCTGAGCGAGGGATGGAAAACTGCTGTTGTTGAGGCCAGGCCTGAGGGAGGCACAGAAGGCTGCTGGGATCTCCAGAGCCTGGGTGGTAGGCTCTGCAGGTTCCAGAGCCCAAAGCAGACATGACCCTCTTGCCATCCGTTGGTCCCACTCCTTTGATCTCCTGGGGATTGGGGACAATCTCCTGAAGTGCTCCTAGAGGGTAGGTTGGAGTGGAGCACTAAAAAAGGGAACTGACTGAGCCTATGACTTGGGTGACGCTCAGGGACACGTAGATGGTTCTTGACACACTGTTGGATACGGCAACCAATGTGTCTCCTGCCACTAGGTCTCAGCTGTCGCCATGGCGTACCCCTTGGAGGAGGCCCTGGATGTGGTGGTGTCTACCTTCCACAAATACTCAGGCACAGAGGGGGACAAATTCAAGCTCAACAAGTCAGAGCTCAAGGAGCTACTGACCAAGGAGCTGCCGAGCTTCCTGGGGGTGAGTGGGGCCTGCCTGTGTCCTGCGTGcccaggaggaggctggggttgTGGTAGGTACTAGCTACAGCTGGCATATGTCCCTagggtggagagacagaggccagagagctTGCCTTGGGTGCTTGGTGTAGAACATTAGCCCTCAGCTGAGACAAGTGAGAGAACGAACATAaccaaagaaacagaggaaaacccaaaacaaccacATCAGATAGCCAGCGTCTGAAACCGCAGCCTAGGTCAGGACTGTCTGTTCAGCGACCATGGGCaatagaaagccaggcatggtagcacacccctttaataccagcactcaggaggcagaggcagaggcaggcagatctctgtgagttcaaggccagcctggtctacaaagggagtccaggacagccaatgttatacagagagacctgtcctgaaaaaccaaataaaataaaataaaataaaataacccccctccaaaaaacccaaaaaaacaaccaaaccctccccacaaaaaaaaaaaaaaa from Acomys russatus chromosome 15, mAcoRus1.1, whole genome shotgun sequence includes:
- the S100a3 gene encoding protein S100-A3, whose translation is MTRPLEQAVAAIVCTFQEYASRCGDKYKICQSELKELLQKELPTWTPSEFRECDYNKFMSVLDTNKDCEVDFGEYVRSLASLCLYCHEYFKECPPEPSCP